A genomic region of Coriobacteriaceae bacterium contains the following coding sequences:
- a CDS encoding molybdopterin-dependent oxidoreductase gives MALRKTASPAVKLDSLSDVNDLGKPWRFTDEDTGLTVTRSCVWSPPGCHPVGCGLKLYTDENGRLVKVEGDENHPVTQGRLCVRCIALKDYEYNNSRILHPMKRDRDKRGQADAWEEITWDEALDLIEKRYTEITSKYGKESFVNFGGTGREGGVSCMTYTAMVWQTPNACYTQSGYACYFPRLAAGTMSAGLVYPEMDYAGCLPGRYEDPEYHIPEAVVLWGKVPTVSNPDGAFGHAVIDLMKRGSKLIMVDSRVNWLTTRAAYHLQLRPGTDTAIAMAMLDVIIREGLYDHEFVEKWCYGFEQLAERVATMPPEKAAEICGVPAEDIIGAARMYANAEAATIQWGLATDQKTNGMQQAQCIIALMAITGNIDRPGGQITTGGAVALDADTEEDDEYMPYMALDDDELRAKMIGLKEYPAYCGMSQNSHADLTLRCMETDDPYPLRIGAFAGNNLLACTSAEPKRWEAAINRSLEFVIGFDCFMTPSIQAVCDIVLPLATVVERDSTVAAAYGSAPLYFGTQNKCVDEGDCRGDLELLYILGKRLNPKRFEEFDSYYDLLQFLRFGKSRTFEELREQVCIQSKNEYYKYEKGLMRPDGAPGFNTPTGRVELYNLGFQQFGDDPLPYYEEPDFSPISTPELLKDYPFVLTTGARTYAFFHSEHRQIPRLRELNPNPLVEINPETAKKLGIVDGQWCRVYNQFGEAYLKAKLTVSVKPDVIHAQHGWWFPEEDGNAPHNYGVYRSNINNLIPNFHVGKLGFGAPFKCMLCNIEGTDENFDTDMQLIQDKFGELR, from the coding sequence ATGGCGTTAAGAAAGACCGCGTCACCAGCTGTCAAGCTGGACAGTCTCTCTGACGTGAACGACCTGGGTAAGCCCTGGAGATTCACAGATGAGGACACGGGGCTAACCGTTACGAGGAGCTGCGTGTGGTCGCCGCCGGGTTGTCATCCGGTTGGCTGTGGTCTCAAGCTCTATACCGACGAGAACGGGCGTCTCGTCAAGGTCGAAGGAGACGAGAACCATCCCGTCACCCAGGGGCGCCTCTGCGTACGCTGCATTGCGCTGAAGGACTACGAGTACAACAACTCCCGCATTCTGCATCCGATGAAGCGTGATCGCGACAAGCGCGGGCAGGCAGACGCGTGGGAGGAGATTACCTGGGACGAGGCGCTCGATCTCATCGAGAAGCGCTACACCGAGATCACGAGCAAGTACGGCAAGGAAAGCTTCGTGAACTTCGGAGGCACTGGGCGCGAAGGCGGCGTCTCGTGCATGACCTACACTGCGATGGTGTGGCAAACGCCCAACGCCTGCTATACGCAGTCAGGGTACGCGTGTTATTTCCCGCGTCTGGCCGCTGGCACCATGTCTGCTGGCTTAGTCTACCCCGAGATGGACTACGCGGGTTGTCTGCCTGGCCGCTATGAGGATCCCGAGTACCACATCCCCGAGGCAGTCGTGCTGTGGGGCAAGGTGCCCACGGTATCGAATCCGGACGGTGCGTTTGGTCATGCGGTTATCGACCTCATGAAGCGTGGCAGCAAGCTCATTATGGTCGACTCGCGCGTCAACTGGCTCACGACGCGCGCGGCCTATCACCTGCAATTGCGCCCCGGCACCGACACGGCCATTGCCATGGCGATGCTCGACGTGATAATCCGCGAGGGTCTCTACGACCATGAGTTCGTTGAGAAGTGGTGTTACGGCTTCGAGCAGCTCGCCGAGCGTGTTGCCACCATGCCGCCCGAGAAGGCTGCCGAGATCTGCGGCGTTCCCGCCGAGGACATCATCGGAGCGGCGCGCATGTACGCCAACGCCGAGGCCGCCACGATTCAGTGGGGTCTTGCGACCGACCAGAAAACCAACGGCATGCAGCAGGCGCAGTGCATCATCGCCCTCATGGCCATCACGGGCAACATCGACCGTCCCGGCGGTCAGATAACCACAGGCGGCGCTGTCGCGCTCGACGCCGACACCGAGGAAGACGACGAGTACATGCCCTACATGGCACTTGACGACGACGAGCTGCGCGCCAAGATGATAGGCCTCAAGGAGTACCCGGCATACTGCGGCATGAGCCAGAACTCGCACGCCGACCTCACGCTACGCTGCATGGAGACCGATGATCCGTATCCTCTGCGCATCGGCGCCTTTGCGGGCAACAACCTGCTTGCCTGCACGTCGGCCGAGCCCAAGCGTTGGGAAGCGGCCATCAACCGCTCACTCGAGTTCGTCATCGGATTCGACTGCTTCATGACGCCGTCCATCCAGGCAGTCTGCGACATCGTCTTGCCGCTGGCCACGGTCGTCGAGCGCGACAGCACGGTGGCTGCCGCATATGGATCGGCGCCCCTGTACTTCGGCACGCAGAACAAATGCGTTGACGAGGGCGATTGCCGCGGTGATCTCGAGCTGCTCTACATCCTCGGCAAGCGTCTCAACCCCAAGCGCTTCGAGGAGTTTGATAGCTACTATGACCTGTTGCAATTCCTGCGCTTTGGTAAGAGCCGCACGTTCGAGGAACTGCGCGAGCAGGTGTGCATCCAGAGCAAGAACGAGTATTACAAGTACGAGAAGGGCTTGATGCGTCCTGACGGCGCACCTGGCTTCAATACGCCGACCGGCCGCGTCGAGCTCTATAACCTTGGGTTTCAGCAGTTCGGCGACGACCCGCTTCCGTACTACGAAGAACCCGATTTCAGCCCCATCAGCACGCCGGAGCTCCTGAAAGACTATCCGTTCGTGCTCACGACCGGTGCGCGCACCTACGCGTTCTTCCACTCGGAGCATCGCCAGATTCCTCGCCTGCGCGAGTTGAACCCCAATCCGCTCGTGGAGATTAATCCCGAGACAGCCAAGAAGCTTGGCATCGTCGATGGGCAATGGTGCCGTGTGTACAACCAGTTTGGCGAGGCCTATCTCAAGGCGAAGCTGACGGTGTCCGTGAAGCCTGATGTGATTCATGCGCAGCACGGCTGGTGGTTCCCGGAGGAGGACGGTAATGCGCCGCATAACTACGGTGTATACCGCTCCAACATCAACAATCTCATCCCGAATTTCCATGTCGGCAAGCTGGGCTTCGGCGCACCGTTCAAATGCATGCTCTGCAATATCGAAGGCACGGATGAGAACTTTGATACGGACATGCAGCTTATCCAGGATAAATTCGGGGAGTTGAGGTAG
- a CDS encoding helix-turn-helix domain-containing protein: MFLSMEILAGDLAQWHASAHVRNAEGSRQIRYVTPAGALPLDDATALYAMRANELASCASRAKDGTNLLCVGIPDEEDLLACEALNVLILDAPESDFDRALKDCAEASAWYADGFTNLADAVERGDEEAMRRAAALLRYCLHDEPTQDADPSALAEQLNLLLHRNITSWQLLEDAIADWGWDLLDEYLCVTSTIPDGAFRSMLATIQPEVTDKAPAHVYLPQEEYLVVVVNLTHAKMGYREAASEIAARLHTLSKEAHVGASNPFSELQDLYYYGQQAKSAVQMSIALSADEDVSIFHDRFLDFVALHLLETCPPTTLFPPGYSRLRNYEHGQARAGSLLHFLDSYIEHDFQMKPTVAAEYCSRTTAFDKLRKIKQITGMDLDDPNTRAALRLATHAIRLSKISPRQPE; the protein is encoded by the coding sequence ATGTTCCTGAGCATGGAGATACTGGCAGGCGACCTTGCACAATGGCATGCGTCTGCACATGTGCGCAATGCGGAAGGGAGCAGGCAGATTCGCTATGTGACGCCTGCTGGCGCTCTGCCGCTTGATGATGCCACCGCCTTGTATGCCATGCGCGCAAACGAGCTTGCAAGTTGCGCGTCCCGAGCTAAGGATGGCACCAACCTATTGTGTGTGGGCATTCCTGATGAAGAAGACCTGCTTGCATGCGAAGCGCTCAACGTCCTGATACTCGATGCACCGGAAAGTGACTTTGATCGTGCCCTCAAAGACTGCGCCGAGGCCAGCGCCTGGTATGCGGACGGCTTTACGAACCTTGCCGATGCTGTTGAGCGTGGCGACGAGGAGGCGATGCGCCGTGCGGCTGCACTCTTGCGCTATTGCCTGCATGATGAACCGACGCAGGATGCCGATCCGAGCGCCTTGGCCGAGCAACTTAACTTGCTGCTGCATCGCAACATAACCTCGTGGCAACTGCTCGAGGACGCCATTGCCGATTGGGGTTGGGATCTGCTCGATGAGTACCTTTGCGTAACGAGCACAATTCCCGACGGGGCGTTTCGCTCAATGCTCGCAACCATTCAACCCGAGGTGACGGACAAGGCGCCTGCGCATGTGTATTTGCCTCAAGAGGAGTATCTAGTCGTCGTCGTGAATCTCACGCATGCCAAGATGGGGTATCGCGAGGCGGCATCCGAGATCGCCGCTCGCCTGCACACGCTCTCAAAAGAAGCGCACGTTGGGGCGAGCAATCCATTCAGCGAGCTGCAGGATCTCTACTACTACGGCCAGCAGGCCAAGTCAGCCGTGCAGATGAGCATCGCGTTGAGCGCCGACGAGGACGTGTCGATCTTTCACGACCGCTTCCTTGATTTCGTGGCGCTGCACCTATTGGAGACGTGCCCACCGACGACGCTGTTTCCACCAGGGTACAGTCGCCTGCGCAATTACGAGCATGGCCAGGCGCGCGCGGGTTCACTGCTGCACTTCCTCGATAGCTATATCGAGCATGACTTCCAGATGAAGCCCACGGTTGCGGCAGAATATTGCTCGCGCACGACAGCATTCGACAAGCTGCGTAAGATCAAGCAGATAACGGGCATGGATCTCGATGACCCCAATACGCGCGCAGCGCTGCGTTTGGCAACGCATGCAATCAGGCTCTCGAAGATATCGCCTCGTCAGCCGGAATAG
- a CDS encoding methyltransferase domain-containing protein → MNIADAKEQIKDSVEAYLLKDDAGMYKINPARQRPIFLIGAPGIGKTAIMEQIAQELQIGIVSYSMTHHTRQSALGLPRIVHNEFEGFEYDSSEYTMSEIVSSIYDYMSETGLHAGILFLDEINCVSETLYPSMLQFLQFKTFGRHRIPHDWIIVCAGNPPEYNKSVHEFDIVTLDRLREIEVEPEYAAWKRYATQKGIHPAVTTFLEAKPDCFYLVQSKPGGGKSFVTARGWEDLAEAIALYEEMGKPISRDLIGQFLRDDDIADSFSVYYNLFDKYRSDYQIMSILAGEAGLDIINRARGAEFDERVALLGLMLDAVSTSCAHALEQEEVVIELRDILRDAKPRLLEGAVVDDTVGVVISAREQSLARKVASGTAKPSFERKEGLVIAKLKRLVEQCRLAGTVAGEDAFATISDAYRDEVNAIDPLVKTADTQMTNAIKFIEEAWGNGREMLVAIAEITTRQTTTQFIAHYGNEEYYAHNDELQVDEHRRSLAERVRTLDINAEEAMQPGETAATGGQTIAEYYGGKQFEYGFASMSKMTLPDAAQLKGKTVLDVACRRGKGCFKFSAKVGGTGHVIGVDWSPSYIEEAIVDSEKAWRKNGLKANNMSFKVAYPEDLMQAGIGEGTVDVVYINNVMTLLYNQGKALEEFYRVLKPGGLLICETIVSDVTRDDAVVEAARGIGNSIQAARTEDLLRSQMEAAGFADVEVVDSYSVEADRGFTSSTVVETVPTTETVRFEAVALNARK, encoded by the coding sequence ATGAACATTGCCGACGCAAAGGAACAGATTAAGGACTCCGTCGAGGCCTACCTTCTCAAGGATGACGCGGGAATGTACAAGATCAACCCCGCGCGCCAACGGCCAATCTTCCTCATTGGCGCACCGGGCATTGGCAAGACCGCCATCATGGAGCAGATTGCCCAGGAACTCCAGATCGGCATCGTTTCGTACTCCATGACGCATCACACGCGTCAAAGCGCGCTGGGTCTGCCGCGCATCGTGCATAACGAGTTCGAGGGCTTCGAGTACGACTCCTCCGAGTACACGATGAGCGAGATCGTCTCGTCCATCTACGATTACATGAGCGAGACAGGCCTGCATGCGGGCATCCTGTTCCTCGACGAGATCAACTGCGTCTCCGAGACGCTATATCCTTCGATGCTCCAGTTCCTGCAGTTCAAGACTTTTGGACGTCATCGCATTCCGCATGATTGGATCATCGTCTGTGCGGGAAACCCGCCTGAGTACAACAAGTCGGTACATGAATTCGACATCGTTACGCTCGACCGCTTACGCGAAATCGAGGTCGAGCCTGAGTATGCCGCATGGAAGCGCTACGCCACGCAGAAGGGCATACATCCGGCGGTAACGACCTTCCTCGAGGCCAAGCCCGACTGCTTCTACCTCGTGCAGTCCAAGCCCGGTGGTGGCAAGAGCTTCGTCACCGCACGCGGTTGGGAGGATTTGGCCGAGGCCATCGCGCTCTACGAGGAAATGGGCAAGCCGATCAGCCGCGATCTTATCGGACAGTTCCTGCGCGACGACGACATCGCCGATAGCTTCTCGGTGTACTACAACCTCTTCGACAAGTACCGCTCTGACTACCAGATCATGAGCATTCTCGCCGGCGAGGCGGGACTCGATATCATTAACCGTGCGCGTGGTGCCGAGTTTGATGAGCGCGTGGCGTTGCTAGGCCTCATGCTCGATGCAGTCTCTACGTCGTGTGCGCATGCCCTTGAGCAGGAGGAGGTCGTCATCGAGCTGCGCGACATCCTGCGCGATGCCAAGCCGAGATTGCTCGAAGGGGCAGTGGTGGATGATACCGTTGGAGTCGTCATCTCGGCGCGCGAGCAGAGCTTGGCGCGCAAGGTTGCTTCCGGCACTGCCAAGCCGAGCTTCGAGCGCAAGGAGGGTCTCGTCATCGCCAAGCTCAAACGCCTCGTGGAGCAGTGCAGACTTGCGGGTACGGTGGCTGGCGAGGATGCCTTCGCGACCATCAGCGATGCGTACCGCGATGAGGTCAACGCAATCGATCCGCTCGTCAAGACGGCGGACACGCAGATGACCAATGCGATCAAGTTCATCGAGGAGGCCTGGGGCAACGGACGCGAGATGCTCGTTGCGATCGCCGAGATTACGACGCGCCAAACGACCACTCAGTTCATCGCTCACTATGGCAATGAGGAGTATTACGCGCACAATGACGAGCTCCAGGTTGATGAACATCGCCGTAGCCTCGCTGAGCGCGTGCGTACGCTCGACATCAACGCCGAGGAGGCCATGCAGCCGGGCGAGACTGCCGCGACGGGTGGCCAGACGATCGCCGAGTACTACGGCGGCAAGCAGTTCGAGTATGGCTTTGCGTCCATGAGCAAGATGACCCTGCCCGATGCTGCGCAGCTCAAGGGCAAGACCGTGCTCGACGTGGCGTGCAGGCGTGGCAAGGGTTGTTTCAAGTTCAGCGCGAAGGTGGGCGGTACGGGTCACGTCATCGGCGTCGACTGGTCGCCGAGCTACATCGAGGAGGCCATTGTCGATTCCGAGAAGGCGTGGCGCAAGAACGGCCTCAAGGCCAATAACATGAGCTTCAAGGTTGCCTACCCCGAGGACCTCATGCAGGCTGGCATCGGGGAGGGCACGGTCGACGTCGTCTACATCAACAACGTTATGACCTTGCTCTACAACCAGGGCAAAGCACTTGAGGAGTTCTACCGTGTGCTCAAACCGGGCGGATTGCTCATCTGCGAGACGATCGTCTCCGACGTCACGCGCGACGATGCGGTGGTCGAGGCGGCGCGCGGCATCGGCAATAGCATCCAAGCGGCACGTACCGAAGATCTGCTGCGTAGCCAGATGGAGGCCGCGGGATTCGCGGATGTCGAGGTCGTCGACTCGTATTCGGTCGAAGCCGATCGTGGCTTCACCTCGAGCACGGTGGTCGAGACTGTTCCCACCACCGAAACGGTCCGCTTCGAGGCCGTCGCCCTCAACGCCCGCAAATAG
- a CDS encoding VWA-like domain-containing protein: MAHITDEKTERFNRAARLATDIIEECRVQLMLKFRFLDLALWRMELVPVHAHARYPLSTDGKNIYFEPYSVLARFGESFDEAVRDYLHLVLHCIFRHPYNRDYLRNREAWSLACDVIVESVAMEMCATRFTSEQDADREQYLSQVRQTVGTLMPAKLYHLFDRIMKNPEGTSYFNYSKSNIVEMQALFERDNHESWPAFNDQEGEEKPGDIEEIGEEDDNADEVADTSDQSLQSTSDMDMSQSDPSSDQKQEGQDDGDDEQASEDDDAEDASSNVDGSGLDTSDDELEGSSSEIDTEQQVNDETAHEEKEWEEISRQIEMNLETFSKEWGDEARDLISSLAIANRKTYDYSDFLRRFATVHEDMRINDDEFDYIFYTYGLELYGNMPLVEPLEYKETKSVRDFVIAIDTSESVSGDLCKRFIEHTFDILMNSEEFGTKVNIHIIQCDARVQSDTKITNPEQLKDYLANFYVRGFGGTDFRPVFDYVSDLQDRGELENLQGLLYFTDGLGYYPDKMPPYDVAFVFIDNGETHLPSVPPWAMRVVIDEDGINRFKSAERAYS; this comes from the coding sequence GTGGCGCACATTACCGACGAGAAGACCGAGCGCTTCAATCGGGCTGCGCGTCTCGCCACCGATATCATCGAGGAATGTCGCGTCCAGCTCATGCTCAAGTTCCGCTTTCTCGACCTTGCGTTATGGCGCATGGAGCTCGTTCCCGTGCACGCGCATGCCCGCTATCCGCTCTCGACGGACGGCAAGAACATCTATTTTGAACCTTACAGCGTGTTGGCGCGCTTTGGAGAGTCCTTCGACGAGGCGGTGCGTGATTACCTGCACCTGGTCCTGCACTGCATTTTTCGCCATCCGTACAATCGCGACTATCTACGCAACCGGGAGGCATGGTCGCTAGCCTGCGACGTCATTGTCGAAAGCGTTGCCATGGAGATGTGCGCGACGCGCTTCACGAGCGAGCAGGATGCGGACCGCGAGCAATATCTCTCGCAGGTAAGGCAGACCGTGGGCACGCTCATGCCGGCCAAGCTCTACCACCTGTTCGACCGCATCATGAAGAATCCGGAGGGGACGAGCTACTTCAACTACTCGAAGAGCAACATCGTCGAGATGCAGGCACTGTTCGAACGCGACAACCATGAGTCGTGGCCAGCCTTCAATGACCAGGAGGGCGAAGAAAAGCCTGGTGATATCGAGGAGATCGGCGAGGAGGACGACAACGCCGACGAGGTGGCGGATACGAGTGACCAGAGCCTGCAGTCGACGAGCGATATGGACATGAGCCAGTCCGACCCCTCCTCCGACCAGAAACAAGAAGGTCAGGATGATGGTGATGACGAGCAGGCTTCCGAAGACGACGATGCCGAGGACGCGAGCTCTAACGTCGATGGCTCGGGGCTCGATACGAGCGATGACGAGCTTGAGGGTTCGAGCAGCGAGATTGACACGGAGCAGCAGGTCAACGACGAGACCGCTCACGAGGAAAAGGAGTGGGAGGAGATCAGCCGTCAGATCGAGATGAACCTCGAGACCTTCTCCAAGGAATGGGGCGACGAGGCGCGTGATCTCATCTCGAGTTTGGCTATCGCCAACCGCAAGACCTACGACTACAGCGATTTCCTGCGTCGTTTCGCGACAGTGCACGAGGACATGCGCATCAATGACGATGAGTTCGATTACATCTTCTACACCTACGGGCTGGAACTCTACGGCAATATGCCACTTGTCGAGCCGCTTGAGTACAAGGAGACGAAGAGCGTGCGTGACTTCGTCATCGCCATCGATACCTCCGAGTCTGTGAGCGGCGATCTTTGCAAGCGTTTCATCGAGCACACCTTTGACATTCTCATGAACTCCGAGGAATTCGGTACCAAGGTGAACATCCACATCATCCAATGCGATGCGCGCGTGCAATCTGACACCAAGATCACGAACCCCGAGCAGCTCAAGGACTACCTCGCCAACTTCTATGTGCGAGGCTTCGGCGGCACCGATTTCAGACCGGTCTTCGACTATGTGTCCGACTTGCAAGACCGCGGAGAGCTCGAAAACTTGCAGGGGCTTTTGTACTTTACGGACGGTTTGGGCTATTACCCCGACAAGATGCCACCGTATGACGTGGCGTTCGTCTTCATCGACAACGGCGAAACGCATCTGCCAAGTGTGCCGCCGTGGGCCATGCGCGTCGTGATAGATGAGGACGGCATCAACCGATTCAAGAGCGCCGAGCGCGCCTATTCGTGA